Genomic window (Leisingera methylohalidivorans DSM 14336):
GGGCCTTCGGGACCTTCATCGACGAGGGCGCCACACTGGAGAACCCCGACCACGCGCACCTCCGCATGGCCTGCATCGGCTTCCTCTGGACGAATGTCGCCAACAGTAAGAAAGGCCGCATGGTCATCGGCACCGCGGAAAAGGGACAGCCCCAGGGCGCCCTGGGCAAATGGGCCCGTGCCCGGGCAGAGCTGCAGGTCCGCCAGTGGTTCACCGAGGTGCCGGACTTCATCATCACGATCAGCGCGCCCTGGTGGCTGCAGGCCGGAGATGCCGAGCGCTGCGCTCTGATCGAACACGAGCTGTATCACTGCGCCCAAGACAAGGACGCATTCGGCACGCCCAAGTTCAGCAAATCCACAGGGATGCCCGTCTATGTGATGCGCGGTCACGACGTGGAGGACTTCGTGGGTGTGGTTCGCCGCTACGGGGCGGAGGCAACCCAGGTGCAGGAACTGGTGGACGCAGCCAATGCCGGTCCCGAGATCGCGGCGGCCAGCATCGCCCACGCCTGCGGCAACTGCGCCTGAGTCGCGCCGGAAGTCCTTGATGGAGCCTTGATAGAACTATGGCGAACAGCAAGCTCACTAATGAGCAGAAAACCTATGCTGTGCAGGCGCTGGCGTGCTTTGACAGCCCGAGCACCGTAGCGAAGGCGCTCAAGGAAGATTTCGGGGTGCAGATCACGCCCCAGGCAATCGAGTGCTACGACCCGAATAAGCGGGCAGGGCGCGACCTGGCGCAGAAGTGGCGAGCGATCTTCGAAGAGACACGCAAGGCCTTCCTGGAGGACACCAGCCAGATCGGGATCAGCCACCGGGCGGTGCGGCTTCGCACCCTGCAGCGGATGGCGGAAAAGGCCGAGACCATGGGGAACATGATGCTGGCCAAGGATCTGCTGGAGCAGGCGGCGAAGGAAGTGGGCAACGCCTACACCAACCGCCGGGAACTCGCAGGCCCAGGTGGCGGGCCAGTGCAGGTAAGGACATTGGCTGATTTTTATGGCGGGGCAAGCGGAGAAGACGGCGACACTTAATCCAGTCCTCCGGGATTTCTGGCTGACCCCGGCAAGAAACAGGGTTCTCTACGGCGGCAGGTCCAGCTCGAAGTCATGGGACGCGGCGGGGTTCGCCATCTTCCTTGCAACGCAGTGCAAGATCAGGGTGCTGTGCGCACGGCAGTTTCAGAACAAGATCAGCGAGAGCGTGTACACGCTGCTCAAGATCCAGATTGAACGGTTCGGGCTCAAGGATGAGTTCGACATCCAGAAGAACACGATCATCCACAAAACCACAGGGGCCGAGTTCCTGTTCTACGGCCTGTGGCGGCACATTGACGAAATCAAGTCTCTCGAAAGCATCGATATCTGCTGGCTCGAAGAGGCGCACAACTTGACTTCCACCCAGTGGGAGATCCTGGAGCCGACACTGCGGGGCGAGGGCTCGCAATTCTGGATCATCTTCAACCCGCGCCTGGTGACCGACTTCGTTTACCGGACGTTTGTCCGCAGCACGCCTTCGAAGACAATCAAAGGCAAGATACAGGGTGAGGTCGGCGCCACCATCAAGCGTCACATCAACTTCGATGAAAACCCGTTCCTGTCATCCACCATCCTCAAGGTGATCGACCGGAAACGGGCGGAGGACGAGGAAGAGTTCCGCCACATCTACGGCGGCGAGCCGCGGGAAGATGGCGACGCCGTAGTCATCAAGCGCTCCTGGGTTCTGGCGGCCATCGATGCGCACAAGAAGCTGGGGTTGGAACCCGAAGGGGCAAAGCGGGTCGGCTTCGATGTGGCTGACGACGGCAACGACAAATGCGCCTCGGTTGCCTTCCATGGGTGGGTGGCGACCGGGATAGATGAGTGGGCGGCAAAAGAGGACGAGCTGCTCAAATCGGCCGGCCGGGTCCATGCAGTTGCCCGGCGCCTTGGTGCCAGTATCGACTATGACAGCATCGGCGTCGGTGCCTTCGCAGGTGGCCACTTCAAAGCGCTCAATGAAGAGTTCGACATTGAGCTGGAATATCACAAATTCAACGCTGGCGATGGGGTTCTAAATCCTGATGACCAGATCGACCCGAACGACCCCAATTCCCCGCTGAACAAGGATTTCTACGCCAACCTCAAGGCCCAGGCCTGGTGGGAGCTGGCAAAGCGGTTCCGCAATACCTTCAACGCAGTCACCAAGGGCATCATGAGCCCGGTTGATGAGATGATTTCCATCTCCAGCGAATGTGAGCACGTCGATCAGCTGATTGATGAGCTCGCCACCCCGCTGCGGGACTTCGATAACGCGGGCAAATCAAAAGTCGAAAGCAAGAAAGACCTGGCGAAGCGGGATGTGCCGTCGCCGAACCTCGCAGATGCATTCGTTGCAGGCACCGCTCCTCGTGAGGCGGCGCCGCAGGTGCAGATGCTCCTGACGAAAAGGCACCGCAGATGAGCGTTACGAACTTCTTCGCCAATGCCGCCCGGCGGTTGGACCTGATGGTTCCCGGGTACTTCCCGGAGGCCAAACACAACCACTACAAGGACTTCAGCTGGCCTCAGACGCTGACCTTCCGGCAGCTGCATTCCATGTACCGGCGCAATGGCCTGGCCAGCGCTGGCGTCAATAAGACGATCCTGAAGACCTGGCAGGACACCCCGGAGATTTGGGAGACTGCCAAGGCCAAGGAAAGCCCGCTGGAGAAGGATATCCGGCAGCGCTTCGAGGATCTGATGATCTGGCAGGCTCTGGCTGAAGCTGACCGGCGCGCGATGGTGGGCGGTTATGCCGGCGTGATCCTGCGCTTCCGCGACGACAAGCGCTTCGATCAGCCGGTTGATAGTGTTCGCGGCGGCCTGGACGGGCTGGCCGAGGTCATCCCGGCTTGGGGCGGCCAGGGCGCGCAGCTGGAGGTGGCCGAGTGGGTCACAGACGAGCGCTCCGAGGATTACGGCAAGCCCAAGATGTTCCGCTTCAACGAGGCGGCGGTGGGCAAAGGGCAAAACAAAGTCCGGCAGTTCATGGTCCACCCGGATCGGGTTCTGATCTGGTCCAAGGATGGCACGATCCACTGCGAGTCAGATCTGGAGCCGGGCTACAACGACCTGCTGGACGCCGAAAAGGTCAAGGGTGCAGGCGGTGAGGGGTTCTACAAGTCCGCCCGTGGCAACCCCGTTCTGGAAGCCGACAAGGAAATGAAGTGGGCCGACATGGCGAAAGCCATGGGGGTTCCCGTTGGAGAACTCGCCGACAAGATGAACGAGCAGGTGGAGGACTTCCAGAAGGGGTTCGACAAGCTGCTGATGGTTCAGGGGATGCAGGCAAAAACGCTGCCGGTGACGCTGCCGACCGGCGACACCTACTTCAATGCGGCGGTCAATTCCTTCGCTGCCTCCCTCCTGATCCCGGTCAAGATCCTGCTCGGTTCGCAGACCGGTGAACGGGCCAGCACTGAGGACGCCACTGAGTGGAACCTGGTGAACAATGCCCGGCGCGTGAACTTCGCAAAGCCGCGCATCCGTGCGCTCCTGAACCGGCTGGAGCGTGTGGAGATCATCCCCGAGCGGGACTGGGCGATCAATTGGGCCGATCTGACCGACGCCAGCAAGGACAAGAAGATCGAGCGGGCCGGGAAGATGGCCGACATCAACAAACAGCAACAGGACGAGCCGGTTTGGCGAGCAGCTGAGATCCGGGCCGCTGCCGGAGACGAAGGCGTGCCGCCAAACGCTCTCAGCGATGATGGAGATGACCTATGAGCAAGACAGTCCGCGTCAATGTCCGCACGGCGGTGAACTCGGCAGCAATCCGGCGTGAGCGCCGCGACGGCCGGGACGTGTTGGTGGTTCCCAGTGCGACCCTGCCGGACGGGGTGGTGATGAACGGCATCCGCTACCCTGCGGAAGAGATTGCCAAGAGCTTCGCGAGCCTGGACCGCACCCCCGCTCCCTTGGGGCACCCAACCATGAATGGCAGTTTCGTCAGCGCATCAGCCCCAGAAGGCATGGTGCGCGGCTTCGTCGGCGCTTGGAACGAGAATGTGCGCCAGGAGGGAGGCCGGGTTCTGCTGGACAAGGTGATCGACGTGGAGTTTGCCAAGCAGCTTGAGGGCGGCAAGGCAGTTCTCAATGCCATTGAGAAAAGCGAACCCGTCCACACCTCAACCGGCCTGTTGTGCAATCTCGAAACCTGCAACGGCGACCAGCAGGACGGCGCCAAGAGCGTCGCTCGAAACATCGAATTCGACCATGACGCCATCCTCCTCGGAGAAGATGGAGCCGCGACCCCCGACCAGGGCGTCGGCATGCTGGTGAACAAGGCCGTTGATCAGGACGGCAAGGAAATCGAGGTCATCAATTCAGCTTACGACGAAGTTGATAGAGAGCTCGACTGGGCGGCAGATCAGGCCGCCCGTGCTGCTGAACGCTTGGCCCGCGCGCCAGCAACAGAGCGCATCAAATCCGCAATTCTGGAGGCGCTAGGCTTCCCTGCGCGGGAACAACCTCTCAACAAAGGAGAAGCAGAAATGGCTGATGAAAAGCAGCTGGAAGAGCTTTCCGTGAAGGTGAACACCCTCTCGGAAACAGTGGAAGGCCTCGTGAAAGGCCTGCCCGACTTGATCGGTAATGCGGTCAAGCCGCTGACCGACAATCTGGCCGAGATCCAGAACACCCAAAAGGCCAAGGATGAGGCCGAGAAG
Coding sequences:
- a CDS encoding putative metallopeptidase encodes the protein MAQDLAPLPNSMEDGAHPGWFEPSPELEAWAFGTFIDEGATLENPDHAHLRMACIGFLWTNVANSKKGRMVIGTAEKGQPQGALGKWARARAELQVRQWFTEVPDFIITISAPWWLQAGDAERCALIEHELYHCAQDKDAFGTPKFSKSTGMPVYVMRGHDVEDFVGVVRRYGAEATQVQELVDAANAGPEIAAASIAHACGNCA
- a CDS encoding DUF2280 domain-containing protein — encoded protein: MANSKLTNEQKTYAVQALACFDSPSTVAKALKEDFGVQITPQAIECYDPNKRAGRDLAQKWRAIFEETRKAFLEDTSQIGISHRAVRLRTLQRMAEKAETMGNMMLAKDLLEQAAKEVGNAYTNRRELAGPGGGPVQVRTLADFYGGASGEDGDT
- a CDS encoding PBSX family phage terminase large subunit, coding for MAGQAEKTATLNPVLRDFWLTPARNRVLYGGRSSSKSWDAAGFAIFLATQCKIRVLCARQFQNKISESVYTLLKIQIERFGLKDEFDIQKNTIIHKTTGAEFLFYGLWRHIDEIKSLESIDICWLEEAHNLTSTQWEILEPTLRGEGSQFWIIFNPRLVTDFVYRTFVRSTPSKTIKGKIQGEVGATIKRHINFDENPFLSSTILKVIDRKRAEDEEEFRHIYGGEPREDGDAVVIKRSWVLAAIDAHKKLGLEPEGAKRVGFDVADDGNDKCASVAFHGWVATGIDEWAAKEDELLKSAGRVHAVARRLGASIDYDSIGVGAFAGGHFKALNEEFDIELEYHKFNAGDGVLNPDDQIDPNDPNSPLNKDFYANLKAQAWWELAKRFRNTFNAVTKGIMSPVDEMISISSECEHVDQLIDELATPLRDFDNAGKSKVESKKDLAKRDVPSPNLADAFVAGTAPREAAPQVQMLLTKRHRR
- a CDS encoding DUF1073 domain-containing protein, encoding MSVTNFFANAARRLDLMVPGYFPEAKHNHYKDFSWPQTLTFRQLHSMYRRNGLASAGVNKTILKTWQDTPEIWETAKAKESPLEKDIRQRFEDLMIWQALAEADRRAMVGGYAGVILRFRDDKRFDQPVDSVRGGLDGLAEVIPAWGGQGAQLEVAEWVTDERSEDYGKPKMFRFNEAAVGKGQNKVRQFMVHPDRVLIWSKDGTIHCESDLEPGYNDLLDAEKVKGAGGEGFYKSARGNPVLEADKEMKWADMAKAMGVPVGELADKMNEQVEDFQKGFDKLLMVQGMQAKTLPVTLPTGDTYFNAAVNSFAASLLIPVKILLGSQTGERASTEDATEWNLVNNARRVNFAKPRIRALLNRLERVEIIPERDWAINWADLTDASKDKKIERAGKMADINKQQQDEPVWRAAEIRAAAGDEGVPPNALSDDGDDL